The following coding sequences are from one Granulicella arctica window:
- a CDS encoding helix-turn-helix domain-containing protein, producing the protein MKRPHNGIYIVTEPFHHVLPSRSSISTGATASQGLYAEHATDADDHATNLRGWSQLYDQLAPGPFTGAINGLQLDSMHLFHESTSQTLRQSCVVHSDSWWFGFPLSDADEFRVGRSPVGEGCIAIRPGRAHFELLTPRDFHILGIVISRKDLEDHLRILNQTETNLRLFGSETLKIGTAALNKLRFLVCELLQEISSAPKLLQHAASRESMRISVLDALTGICSEGEENHRLKASQLSHYAMVRNVRQYLLEDPYRATSVPELCKVFGASRRTLQYAFQDVLGMAPNAYLRTLRLNGVRRALRDAKPGAASIQQVAADWGFWHLSQFARDYRSLFGELPSERLKRSSSIVNPR; encoded by the coding sequence ATGAAGCGACCGCATAATGGCATTTATATCGTGACTGAACCTTTCCATCACGTCCTGCCTTCCAGATCGAGCATATCGACTGGAGCCACTGCGTCACAAGGACTCTACGCGGAGCATGCTACAGATGCCGACGATCATGCAACGAATCTTCGTGGGTGGTCGCAGCTTTATGACCAACTGGCTCCAGGCCCGTTTACTGGAGCCATCAATGGTCTACAGCTTGATTCGATGCACCTGTTCCATGAGTCCACGAGCCAGACGCTCCGGCAGTCCTGCGTTGTGCACTCCGATAGCTGGTGGTTTGGTTTTCCGCTGTCCGATGCGGACGAGTTCCGGGTCGGACGAAGCCCGGTGGGCGAAGGTTGCATTGCGATCAGGCCGGGAAGAGCACACTTCGAACTGTTGACACCGCGAGACTTCCACATCCTTGGCATCGTAATCTCGCGGAAAGATCTGGAAGATCATCTGCGAATTCTGAATCAGACTGAGACGAACCTTCGGCTGTTCGGAAGTGAGACATTGAAGATTGGGACGGCGGCGCTGAACAAGTTGCGATTTCTTGTTTGCGAACTTCTTCAAGAGATCTCGAGCGCACCGAAGCTGTTGCAGCACGCAGCCTCCCGCGAGAGTATGCGGATCTCGGTGCTGGATGCGCTAACGGGGATCTGTAGTGAAGGTGAAGAGAATCATCGGTTGAAAGCGAGCCAGTTGAGTCACTATGCTATGGTTCGCAACGTGCGACAGTATCTTCTCGAAGATCCATACCGCGCTACCTCGGTCCCGGAACTCTGCAAAGTGTTTGGGGCAAGCCGTCGGACACTGCAATATGCGTTTCAGGATGTACTCGGGATGGCTCCGAACGCCTACCTTCGTACGCTTCGCTTGAATGGTGTTCGGCGAGCTTTGCGCGATGCCAAACCGGGTGCGGCTTCAATTCAGCAGGTAGCTGCGGATTGGGGATTCTGGCACCTCAGCCAGTTCGCGCGTGACTATCGCAGCCTCTTCGGTGAACTCCCTTCGGAACGGTTGAAGCGCAGCAGCTCTATTGTCAATCCTCGATAA
- a CDS encoding HAD family hydrolase encodes MQIGAIAAMGCLTPADAAVQTATTSSVGMLDPGRWEPSARFRIESIIRKSALEEAEQRFHRPYAVFDWDNTSIVNDTEEALLLYQIETLAFHIPSDKFIEVILQNVPSSTASAIPNERGKFSTFHSLAVDVSADYTALKQRFASLPPAPDELQASPRFHSFRAKLLFLYSALDETLGPNVAYPWVINLLSGYTLDGLARLAEESNDTALGDALQLAVFRSPEDAPGAAGPVKVEHRRGIRITSEIASTMHTLRANGFDVYVVSASLEPVVAVFASLPKYGYGIPREHVFGLRMEEVNGTLQPYYRRNWPLVWGPGKVQLIREQMISAKGYGPTLVFGDSDGDFEMLSQFPDTATGIIVNRLKSGKIGSLCRKAVEQSSKSGARFLLQGRNESTGLWRPEQTTLDLHVTQAKLLADKT; translated from the coding sequence ATGCAGATTGGGGCAATAGCGGCGATGGGCTGCCTGACGCCAGCAGATGCAGCAGTTCAAACCGCAACAACTTCATCCGTTGGCATGCTCGACCCAGGTCGATGGGAGCCTTCAGCCCGCTTTCGCATCGAGTCTATCATCAGAAAGAGTGCGCTGGAGGAAGCAGAGCAGCGATTCCATCGGCCTTACGCCGTCTTCGATTGGGATAATACCTCGATTGTAAACGATACGGAAGAGGCTCTGCTCCTCTATCAGATTGAGACCCTCGCCTTTCATATCCCCTCCGACAAATTCATCGAGGTCATCCTACAGAATGTGCCATCCTCTACCGCATCGGCCATACCAAATGAACGCGGCAAGTTCTCGACCTTTCATTCCCTCGCCGTGGATGTCTCCGCTGATTACACTGCGTTGAAACAGCGTTTTGCAAGCCTTCCGCCTGCCCCTGACGAGCTACAGGCCTCGCCCCGCTTCCACAGTTTTCGTGCCAAGTTGCTCTTTCTTTACAGCGCCCTCGACGAGACGCTTGGCCCAAATGTTGCCTACCCATGGGTCATCAACCTTCTCTCCGGCTACACTCTGGACGGGCTCGCCCGTCTCGCGGAAGAATCGAATGATACCGCTCTTGGGGATGCCCTTCAACTCGCAGTCTTTCGAAGTCCTGAAGACGCGCCGGGGGCCGCCGGCCCTGTCAAGGTAGAGCATCGTCGAGGCATTCGCATCACGTCTGAGATCGCTTCCACCATGCATACGCTCCGCGCGAACGGCTTCGATGTCTATGTCGTGAGCGCCTCTCTGGAGCCTGTCGTCGCGGTCTTTGCATCCCTTCCCAAGTATGGTTATGGCATTCCGCGCGAGCACGTCTTCGGCCTGCGGATGGAAGAAGTCAACGGCACCTTGCAGCCTTACTATCGCCGCAACTGGCCGCTTGTTTGGGGCCCAGGAAAGGTACAGTTGATTCGCGAGCAGATGATCTCTGCGAAGGGCTACGGTCCGACGCTCGTCTTTGGCGACAGCGATGGTGACTTCGAGATGCTCAGCCAGTTCCCTGACACTGCCACGGGAATTATCGTGAACCGCCTGAAATCGGGTAAGATCGGCTCTCTTTGTAGGAAGGCAGTAGAACAGTCGAGCAAGTCCGGCGCACGCTTTCTGCTACAGGGCCGCAACGAATCGACAGGACTATGGCGACCGGAGCAGACCACGCTCGATCTTCACGTCACCCAGGCGAAGCTTCTCGCGGACAAAACCTGA
- a CDS encoding amino acid permease, translating to MVASLHGIIFGYSRQVFALSRAGYLPAIFGKVHPRFQTPHLAILAGGVIGIAAIYSDSWITIGGQPLTANIVTMSVLGALVMHITSMAALFRLRKTEPSMPRPFRTRLYPFSPLWTLLCAGVCLASVIYTNQLVAVILCGLLVVGYLLLLAKRNRA from the coding sequence TTGGTCGCCTCCCTCCACGGCATTATCTTCGGCTATTCCCGGCAGGTCTTTGCCTTGTCGCGCGCTGGGTATCTTCCTGCGATCTTCGGCAAAGTTCACCCCCGATTTCAGACTCCGCACCTTGCTATTCTTGCTGGTGGCGTCATCGGCATTGCAGCCATCTACAGCGACTCATGGATCACCATCGGGGGACAACCTCTCACCGCGAACATCGTCACTATGTCCGTACTGGGCGCGCTCGTCATGCACATCACAAGCATGGCTGCACTCTTTCGTCTGCGTAAGACTGAGCCCTCCATGCCGAGGCCCTTCCGGACGCGGCTCTACCCATTTTCCCCTCTCTGGACTCTGCTCTGTGCAGGCGTCTGTCTGGCGAGCGTCATTTACACTAATCAGCTCGTAGCGGTGATACTCTGCGGTTTGCTCGTCGTGGGCTACCTCTTGCTGCTGGCCAAACGCAACCGGGCATAG
- a CDS encoding ethanolamine ammonia-lyase subunit EutB: MSFSHASHGCTYRFDDLKTLLAKASPLRSGDTLARVAAESEIERAAAKYALADVPLKHFLNEAVIPYESDDVTRLIYDSHQPAAFAPISHLTVGGLREWLLQDEQDSASLTSVSRGLTPEMVAAVSKLMRNQDLILIARKCSVVTRFRSTIGLPGRMSVRLQPNHPTDDPQGILASVIDGLLYGCGDAVIGINPASDSVPAAIQLLKLLDDLRLRFDAPVQSCVLTHVTNTMAAIEAGAPVDLVFQSIAGTQKANESFGITLKLLQEAEQAAQSLHRGTIGAHCMYFETGQGSALSANAHAGVDQQTCEARAYAVARNYHPLLVNTVVGFIGPEYLFDSKEIIRAGLEDHFCGKLLGLPMGCDVCYTNHAEADQNDMDNLLTLLGVAGVNFIIGVPGADDIMLNYQSTSFHDALYVRNVLGLKRAPEFEQWLMQMKITDESNRLMPSPTTAPRLLSHLEVRELA; this comes from the coding sequence ATGTCGTTTTCTCATGCAAGTCACGGCTGCACGTATCGTTTCGACGATCTTAAAACCCTGCTGGCTAAGGCGAGCCCTCTTCGTTCGGGAGATACCCTTGCAAGGGTTGCGGCCGAATCCGAGATCGAACGTGCAGCCGCAAAATATGCTTTGGCCGATGTTCCACTGAAGCACTTCCTCAACGAAGCGGTCATACCCTATGAAAGCGATGACGTTACCCGTCTCATCTACGACTCCCATCAGCCCGCGGCCTTTGCGCCCATCTCTCATCTCACCGTGGGTGGCCTGCGCGAATGGTTGCTACAGGACGAGCAGGATAGCGCATCCCTTACCAGCGTCAGCCGAGGCCTCACCCCAGAGATGGTCGCTGCCGTTTCAAAGCTCATGCGCAATCAGGACCTGATCCTGATTGCACGCAAGTGTAGTGTTGTAACCCGCTTTCGTTCCACCATCGGTCTGCCCGGAAGAATGTCAGTTCGGCTCCAGCCTAACCATCCCACCGACGATCCCCAGGGAATCCTCGCTTCAGTTATTGACGGGCTGCTCTATGGTTGCGGAGATGCGGTCATTGGAATTAACCCTGCCAGCGACAGCGTACCAGCTGCTATCCAGCTTTTGAAGTTGCTCGATGACCTTCGTCTACGTTTCGATGCTCCCGTGCAGAGCTGCGTTCTGACGCATGTAACGAACACCATGGCTGCCATCGAGGCAGGCGCTCCCGTTGATCTCGTCTTCCAGTCCATTGCTGGGACTCAGAAGGCCAATGAGAGCTTTGGAATCACCTTGAAGCTACTACAGGAGGCCGAGCAAGCTGCCCAATCTTTGCATCGTGGAACCATCGGTGCCCATTGCATGTACTTCGAAACCGGCCAGGGCAGTGCTCTCTCCGCGAACGCTCATGCTGGGGTCGATCAACAAACCTGCGAAGCGCGTGCCTATGCCGTTGCCCGCAACTACCACCCCCTGTTGGTCAATACCGTCGTAGGCTTCATTGGCCCGGAATACCTCTTCGATAGCAAGGAGATCATCCGCGCTGGCCTCGAAGACCACTTCTGCGGCAAACTCCTGGGACTCCCTATGGGGTGCGATGTTTGCTACACCAATCACGCCGAGGCGGACCAAAACGATATGGACAATCTCCTTACCTTGCTAGGAGTTGCAGGGGTCAACTTCATTATCGGCGTTCCCGGAGCCGATGACATCATGTTGAACTACCAGAGCACCTCCTTCCACGACGCACTCTACGTAAGGAACGTTTTAGGATTGAAGCGTGCACCAGAGTTTGAGCAATGGCTGATGCAGATGAAGATTACCGACGAATCCAATCGACTGATGCCATCTCCAACCACGGCTCCTCGGCTCCTATCCCATCTCGAAGTCAGAGAGCTTGCGTGA
- the eutC gene encoding ethanolamine ammonia-lyase subunit EutC: MSSELALPDPWHHLSKWTAARIALGRVGASTPTRAVLDFTMDHARARDAIQTALQVDKLDKELDDRGFRSLRARSRAHDRAEYLRRPDLGRMLAPECLVQLENPQTQTRLLTIVIADGLSALAPMQHALPLVEMLREALSSWVLDSIVLATQARVALADEIGQVRGAEATIILIGERPGLKSADSLGAYLTYHPRPGRTDAERNCVSNIRPAGLSYAHAALKLLHLLEGARTLSRSGVDLKDESDANWIPRLATDRPNHDR, from the coding sequence GTGAGTAGTGAACTCGCACTTCCAGACCCATGGCACCATCTGTCAAAATGGACAGCAGCGCGTATCGCCCTCGGCCGGGTAGGCGCAAGCACCCCGACGCGCGCCGTCCTCGATTTCACAATGGACCACGCACGCGCTCGCGACGCGATTCAAACTGCATTACAGGTAGACAAGCTGGACAAAGAGCTGGACGATCGAGGCTTCCGTTCGCTCCGTGCCCGAAGCCGCGCCCATGACCGTGCGGAGTATCTGCGTCGACCCGATCTCGGCAGAATGTTGGCACCCGAATGTCTGGTGCAACTGGAGAATCCTCAAACACAGACGCGTCTCCTGACCATCGTCATTGCGGACGGACTCTCTGCACTTGCCCCCATGCAACACGCTCTTCCCTTGGTCGAGATGCTTCGTGAGGCATTGTCGAGTTGGGTGCTGGATTCGATTGTCCTTGCCACCCAGGCGCGCGTTGCTCTCGCCGATGAGATCGGTCAGGTACGCGGCGCCGAGGCGACCATCATCCTGATTGGCGAGCGTCCCGGACTCAAATCTGCCGATAGCCTTGGGGCCTATCTCACCTATCATCCACGACCTGGCCGAACGGACGCCGAGCGCAACTGCGTCTCGAATATCCGCCCTGCCGGTTTGTCCTATGCGCACGCAGCCCTCAAGCTGCTTCATCTGCTTGAGGGAGCCAGAACGCTCAGCCGATCCGGAGTCGATCTCAAAGATGAAAGCGACGCCAATTGGATTCCACGACTCGCCACCGATCGCCCAAATCACGATCGATAG
- a CDS encoding aminotransferase class I/II-fold pyridoxal phosphate-dependent enzyme gives MSDLLDFSANINPDGPPPAVLSTLRASLDDISTLTDYPDLQHTELKHAIARYTGVSTQNIAVANGFVPLLEAALRTLPIPNCLLPVPAFIEYRNALTRAQIEISPYPLSTKFCFNYDPRAMVIGQHDAILLANPQNPSGVCHDGRTIRDLIARAADRNMYVLLDEAFIDYVPEHSLTTAADQFPNLIVFRSVTKFHGIPGLRVAYAVSNPTLSSSLEENIPPWPITTLASRAVSAALDDQGYAVRSRAINIERRNLLQHELEILGLAIYPSSANFVLFQLPSEINPIVFWQRMIVDHHIVLRACANYETLPAGHFRVAVRTTEENKKLVAAVSRSLLPY, from the coding sequence GTGTCCGACCTTCTCGACTTCAGTGCCAACATCAACCCGGACGGTCCACCACCTGCAGTTCTATCCACATTACGCGCAAGTCTCGATGACATATCGACTCTGACGGACTATCCAGATCTACAGCACACTGAACTCAAACATGCCATAGCCCGCTATACAGGCGTCAGTACGCAAAACATCGCCGTTGCAAACGGCTTTGTCCCCCTCCTCGAAGCGGCCCTACGCACACTACCAATTCCTAACTGTCTGTTGCCAGTCCCTGCATTTATCGAATACCGCAACGCACTTACACGCGCGCAAATTGAAATATCCCCTTACCCGCTCAGTACAAAATTCTGTTTCAACTATGATCCCCGAGCGATGGTTATCGGACAGCACGACGCCATTCTTCTTGCGAACCCTCAGAATCCTTCGGGAGTCTGTCACGACGGTAGAACCATCCGCGATCTCATCGCTAGAGCAGCAGACAGGAACATGTATGTCCTGCTTGATGAAGCATTCATTGACTATGTTCCTGAGCACTCTCTCACGACAGCCGCCGATCAGTTCCCAAACCTGATCGTCTTCCGCTCCGTCACCAAGTTCCACGGCATACCTGGCTTGCGAGTAGCTTACGCCGTCAGCAATCCCACTCTTTCGTCATCACTTGAAGAGAATATTCCGCCTTGGCCCATTACAACGCTCGCCTCTCGTGCGGTCTCTGCCGCGCTCGACGATCAGGGTTATGCCGTTCGTTCGAGGGCGATAAATATTGAGCGCAGAAACCTCCTGCAACATGAACTCGAGATACTCGGGCTCGCAATTTATCCCTCGTCCGCCAATTTTGTCCTCTTTCAATTGCCCTCCGAGATCAACCCAATCGTCTTCTGGCAGCGCATGATCGTCGATCACCACATCGTCCTGCGCGCCTGCGCAAACTATGAAACTCTACCTGCGGGACATTTCCGCGTAGCTGTCCGCACGACAGAGGAGAATAAAAAGCTCGTGGCAGCAGTGTCCAGATCATTATTGCCTTACTGA
- the cbiB gene encoding adenosylcobinamide-phosphate synthase CbiB translates to MNRSLLLPASYLLDQIAGDPEWLPHPVRLIGFAILRGEAVLRRSDQTNTVELATGAILTFAVVGSTYWLTAQMIRQAHHCSRSLGDMTELLLGWTCLAARNLQQEATTVTEALECGDIILARRRLTRIVGRDTDQLSAEEISRAVIETVAESASDGIMAPLFYMALGGVPLAMAYKAVNTLDSMIGHADAKYFYFGKAAARLDDVANYLPARLTALAVVAASQLVNHSDPQGAWHTWQCDGTKHKSPNAGHPESAMAGALHVALGGDNTYEGELIPAQRLGQEFPPATTSKATQAIRLVSVASLIGLSLGVLLTTFIQTRKRR, encoded by the coding sequence TTGAATCGGAGCCTTCTTCTTCCTGCGAGCTATCTGCTGGATCAGATTGCCGGTGACCCCGAATGGCTCCCACATCCAGTCCGTCTCATCGGCTTCGCGATCTTGCGTGGTGAGGCTGTGCTCCGTCGCTCAGACCAAACCAACACGGTCGAGCTTGCTACAGGTGCCATACTTACCTTCGCTGTTGTTGGATCGACCTATTGGCTCACAGCACAGATGATTCGGCAGGCGCACCACTGTTCTCGCTCTCTCGGAGATATGACAGAACTGCTCCTTGGCTGGACCTGTCTTGCTGCTCGTAATCTTCAGCAGGAAGCCACTACCGTCACGGAGGCATTGGAGTGCGGAGACATAATCCTCGCACGCAGACGACTCACACGGATCGTTGGCCGCGATACAGACCAACTTAGCGCTGAGGAGATCAGCCGCGCTGTCATCGAGACCGTCGCCGAAAGTGCGTCCGACGGCATCATGGCGCCGCTCTTCTATATGGCGCTCGGAGGAGTCCCACTCGCGATGGCTTACAAAGCAGTTAACACTCTCGACTCTATGATCGGCCATGCCGATGCGAAATATTTCTATTTCGGCAAAGCCGCAGCACGGCTTGACGATGTGGCCAACTACCTGCCTGCGCGTCTTACGGCTCTTGCCGTCGTTGCGGCATCGCAACTCGTCAATCATTCTGATCCGCAAGGCGCATGGCACACTTGGCAGTGTGATGGCACGAAACACAAAAGCCCCAACGCAGGCCATCCGGAAAGTGCGATGGCCGGTGCGTTGCATGTCGCGCTCGGTGGTGACAACACGTACGAGGGAGAACTCATTCCAGCACAACGCTTGGGGCAGGAGTTTCCTCCTGCTACGACCTCCAAGGCCACTCAAGCCATTCGTCTCGTGTCGGTGGCATCACTCATCGGCTTGTCCCTGGGCGTTCTGCTCACAACCTTCATTCAGACCAGAAAGCGTCGCTGA
- a CDS encoding cobyric acid synthase: protein MRARAIMVLGTSSHVGKSLLTAALCRIFAHKGYRVAPFKSQNMSLNSAVTPEGLEIGRAQALQAEAAGILPSIHMNPILLKPCGNMSSQIIVRGKIWGKLTASDYHLRRIEELMPIVRDSYETLASQNDVIILEGAGSPAEINLKQHDIVNMRMAELSNAACVLVGDIDRGGVFASLFGTVELLDRQEQDRIRGFLINKFRGDVALLEPGIRMMEDRLGKPCLGVIPYLPQLMLDEEDSLGLPEIDSNNIAPWSPASDRGRPLRIAVIALPSFSNFTDFDALRSEPSVVLHFCRSHKQISQADVIILPGSKQTVDDLLWMRSAGLDKTLLTYARKGLVVGICGGMQMLGEEILDPHDMEHAGRTSGLSLLAIHTTMRPQKVTKISLGQLLPTSLFGQSMLPLQLCGYEIHIGETRYLDGAKPFARLGIRSAPEDREQLDGCVSTDGRVFGSYLHGLFDDDTFRHAFVAAARAFHQLDPITLVVNWKQKREESLDRLADTVREALDMPKIFAWAGLPYKEQNSEEEKH, encoded by the coding sequence GTGAGAGCCCGCGCCATCATGGTGCTCGGAACAAGTTCGCACGTCGGCAAGTCATTGCTGACAGCCGCACTCTGCCGCATCTTCGCACACAAAGGATATCGCGTCGCTCCCTTCAAATCGCAGAACATGTCGCTTAACTCCGCCGTCACACCCGAAGGCCTCGAGATCGGCCGCGCCCAGGCTCTTCAGGCCGAAGCCGCCGGTATCTTACCCTCTATTCACATGAATCCCATCCTCTTGAAGCCTTGCGGAAACATGTCGTCACAGATCATTGTGCGCGGAAAGATCTGGGGGAAGCTCACAGCTTCCGACTACCATCTGCGCCGCATAGAGGAACTGATGCCCATCGTGCGTGATAGCTATGAGACTCTTGCCTCGCAAAATGATGTCATTATCCTTGAAGGTGCCGGCTCACCAGCCGAGATCAACCTCAAGCAACACGACATTGTGAACATGCGTATGGCAGAACTCTCCAACGCGGCCTGCGTGCTGGTTGGCGACATCGATCGAGGTGGAGTCTTCGCCTCCCTTTTTGGCACCGTCGAGTTGCTCGATCGCCAGGAGCAAGATCGTATCCGGGGCTTTCTAATCAACAAATTTCGTGGCGATGTTGCACTGCTCGAACCCGGCATTCGCATGATGGAAGATCGCCTCGGCAAACCTTGCCTCGGCGTCATACCATACCTGCCTCAGCTCATGCTCGACGAAGAAGACAGCCTGGGACTTCCGGAAATCGATTCGAACAACATCGCTCCGTGGTCCCCCGCAAGCGATCGCGGAAGGCCATTACGAATCGCCGTCATTGCACTACCTTCCTTCTCCAACTTCACCGACTTCGATGCACTACGTTCCGAGCCCTCCGTAGTCCTGCATTTCTGCCGGAGTCACAAGCAGATCTCACAGGCTGACGTTATCATCCTTCCGGGAAGCAAACAGACCGTTGACGATCTTCTCTGGATGCGCTCCGCAGGCTTGGACAAGACTCTACTCACCTACGCACGCAAGGGTCTTGTCGTGGGCATTTGCGGAGGCATGCAAATGCTCGGCGAAGAAATTCTTGACCCACATGATATGGAGCACGCCGGTAGAACCTCGGGGCTTAGCTTGCTGGCCATCCACACAACGATGCGTCCACAGAAGGTAACCAAAATCAGCCTCGGTCAGCTCCTCCCTACTTCGCTCTTCGGACAGTCCATGCTCCCTCTACAGCTATGCGGCTATGAGATTCATATCGGAGAGACCCGTTACCTCGATGGCGCTAAACCCTTCGCTCGACTGGGCATTCGATCAGCCCCAGAAGATCGGGAACAGTTAGACGGGTGCGTCTCGACTGACGGACGCGTCTTTGGCAGCTATCTCCATGGCCTCTTCGATGATGATACCTTCCGTCATGCCTTCGTCGCTGCTGCCCGGGCCTTTCATCAACTGGATCCTATAACTCTTGTTGTCAACTGGAAGCAGAAGCGCGAAGAGTCGCTAGATCGCCTCGCCGATACGGTGCGCGAAGCACTCGACATGCCCAAAATCTTTGCGTGGGCCGGTCTTCCTTATAAAGAGCAAAATAGTGAGGAGGAAAAGCATTGA
- the bluB gene encoding 5,6-dimethylbenzimidazole synthase, which produces MPGNTAFTDPERAAVYRAIATRRDVRSGFVDRPLPDELLQRLLVAAHSAPSVGLMQPSRFIVVRNLAIRMAVHTIFKEANFKAAATYSGDQGEQYATLKLEGILEAPQNLCVVCDTRTERGHKLGRHTMPESAAYSTVCAVQNLWLAARAEGVGVGWVSILDPVQLRTVLRIPEHVLPVAYLCLGYVDKFASEPELERFGWEKRMPLETAVCYDHYTEDTAS; this is translated from the coding sequence ATGCCGGGAAATACAGCATTCACAGATCCTGAACGAGCCGCGGTTTATCGCGCCATCGCGACGCGGCGTGATGTCCGCAGCGGTTTCGTTGATCGACCTTTGCCTGACGAACTACTCCAACGGCTACTTGTCGCCGCACACAGCGCACCCTCAGTCGGACTCATGCAGCCATCACGTTTCATCGTAGTTCGCAACTTAGCGATACGCATGGCGGTACACACCATCTTTAAAGAAGCGAACTTCAAGGCGGCTGCGACCTACTCTGGCGATCAGGGAGAGCAATACGCAACTCTCAAACTCGAAGGCATTCTCGAAGCTCCACAGAACCTGTGCGTTGTGTGCGATACACGAACGGAACGCGGGCACAAGCTAGGCAGGCATACCATGCCGGAGTCAGCAGCCTACTCGACCGTATGCGCAGTGCAGAATCTTTGGCTAGCCGCTCGTGCCGAAGGAGTCGGTGTCGGTTGGGTCAGCATCCTCGATCCCGTGCAGCTACGCACCGTACTCCGTATCCCTGAGCACGTACTTCCAGTGGCCTACCTTTGCCTGGGTTATGTTGATAAATTCGCCTCAGAACCCGAACTAGAACGCTTCGGATGGGAGAAGCGCATGCCCCTTGAAACCGCAGTCTGCTACGACCATTACACAGAGGACACTGCATCGTGA
- a CDS encoding cob(I)yrinic acid a,c-diamide adenosyltransferase — protein sequence MSIATKRGDGGQTGLAGGIRISKADLRVESYGSVDELNTVLGFARSICQSKEIADWTEEIQRTLFRVGSALATPPESKKQPPAISTEDIDMLTNLVHKIEATEGILADWSLPGAYTESAAYEVARTVCRRAERAAVRFVESGGIVQPTVLPYLNRLSDVIWLFGRLIEFNAGIESRLRPESKGGPKWSRAW from the coding sequence ATGAGCATCGCAACTAAACGCGGCGACGGCGGGCAAACCGGCCTGGCCGGTGGAATTCGTATCTCCAAAGCAGACCTTCGCGTCGAGTCCTACGGTTCGGTCGACGAACTGAATACTGTTTTAGGGTTCGCACGCAGCATCTGCCAGAGCAAAGAGATTGCTGACTGGACCGAAGAGATCCAGCGCACGCTCTTTCGTGTCGGTTCGGCTCTCGCCACGCCGCCCGAGAGCAAGAAACAACCTCCAGCCATTTCTACCGAAGACATCGATATGCTCACAAATCTAGTTCACAAGATAGAAGCGACAGAAGGCATTCTCGCCGACTGGTCTTTGCCTGGCGCTTACACGGAATCCGCAGCCTACGAAGTAGCACGCACCGTATGTCGCCGCGCGGAGCGTGCAGCCGTGCGTTTCGTCGAAAGTGGTGGCATCGTACAGCCTACAGTGCTTCCTTACCTCAACCGGCTCTCTGACGTCATCTGGCTCTTCGGTCGTTTGATCGAGTTCAACGCAGGCATCGAGTCCCGTCTCCGACCCGAATCTAAAGGTGGCCCTAAGTGGTCGAGAGCTTGGTAA
- a CDS encoding histidine phosphatase family protein, which yields MSDLLFIRHAQTDMAGKFCGHSDPPINASGESQLRDLIARLTPVIFDKIYCSDLRRAVNTAEALAKVRHLPITMKSGLREIYFGDWEGLSWAEVEHRDAAYARRWTEGFPHVSAPGGESFEDFETRVLEDVNQLIGLEEDEQIAVVTHGGVMRVVLRALHGYSEHEAWEQTRSYCCSFASTDRTRARMVRL from the coding sequence ATGAGTGACCTCCTTTTCATACGTCACGCACAGACAGATATGGCGGGCAAGTTTTGTGGACACTCCGATCCGCCCATCAACGCATCCGGGGAAAGCCAATTACGCGATTTGATCGCGCGTCTCACACCTGTAATCTTCGACAAGATCTACTGTAGCGATTTGCGTCGTGCCGTAAACACAGCGGAAGCTCTCGCGAAAGTCCGCCACCTTCCTATCACCATGAAATCCGGCTTGCGTGAGATTTATTTTGGCGACTGGGAAGGTCTGAGCTGGGCTGAAGTTGAACACCGCGATGCAGCCTATGCACGCCGTTGGACCGAAGGCTTCCCTCACGTTTCTGCTCCAGGCGGCGAATCTTTTGAAGACTTTGAAACCAGGGTACTGGAGGACGTTAATCAACTCATCGGTCTTGAAGAAGACGAACAGATTGCTGTTGTCACGCACGGCGGCGTGATGCGTGTTGTCCTTCGTGCGCTTCATGGCTATAGTGAGCACGAAGCATGGGAGCAAACGAGGTCTTACTGCTGTTCTTTCGCTTCCACTGATAGAACCCGTGCACGGATGGTGCGCCTATGA